In one window of Tachypleus tridentatus isolate NWPU-2018 chromosome 2, ASM421037v1, whole genome shotgun sequence DNA:
- the LOC143244135 gene encoding amyloid protein-binding protein 2-like, producing the protein MASALNWIPDSLYNSSISVVVCHYGRFQTELRICPKNVQFDVFYKLYSQGLLCQLGFEFYHLDTFERMLTMKSKRHLLHHCFQALMDHGARTAFQLTKAYCQRCSVTSTSLEDQRLSTVKLGLTLGGFLSDAGWFPESEKVVVSCLKLCEEKDDAKCWVMALAACLRLLHVQNTYCRLQEAQDTFVKAQKFIHKLKNGNHSVNLAGIYTEFSCLSFCRSNYSEAYDWSLLALKELHSELSPKVVVDTLRQAAKTCVVKREFRKAEFLIKQALHTARVNFHPKHPKFGDTLLDYGFYLLNVDSINKSVIVYQKALDVWQTAFGGYNLHVAIAHEDLAYASYVHEYSSGNFKVARDHAEKAMDIMHHLLPQDHLLLASSKRVKALILEEIAIDNQDKAIEHKLLLEAQELHLSALRLAQQAFGEMNVQTAKHYGNLGRLYQSMKKFNDAEEMHLKAIHIKKELLGPDDYEVALSVGHLASLYNYDMELFERAEELYLRSIEIGVKLFGEGYSGLEYDYRGLLRVYTFLGEPQKYMNYQQILQRWNEVRDRSTESEKHQCPLSLQTDLVPPENLFPMLHSLE; encoded by the exons tTATATTCTCAAGGGTTGCTTTGCCAATTAGGCTTTGAATTCTACCATCTTGATACATTTGAAAGAATGCTGACTATGAAAAGCAAACG ACATCTGCTTCACCATTGTTTCCAAGCCTTAATGGATCATGGAGCTCGAACAGCTTTCCAACTAACTAAGGCATATTGTCAAAGATGTTCTGTGACATCCACTTCTTTGGAGGATCAGAGGTTGAGCACTGTCAAATTGGGTCTTACTTTAG GAGGATTTCTCAGTGATGCAGGCTGGTTCCCTGAAAGTGAAAAAGTGGTTGTTTCCTGTCTAAAACTGTGTGAAGAGAAGGATGATGCAAAGTGCTGGGTTATGGCCTTGGCAGCTTGCCTGAG GTTGCTTCATGTACAGAATACATACTGCAGACTACAAGAGGCACAAGACACATTTGTTAAGGCTCAGAAATTCATTCACAAACTTAAGAATGGTAATCATTCAGTGAACCTTGCTGGGATTTACACAGAGTTTTCATGTCTCTCATTTTGTCGCAGTAATTACAGTGAA gcATATGACTGGAGTCTTCTCGCTTTAAAAGAACTGCATTCAGAGTTATCACCAAAG GTAGTTGTTGATACTCTTCGTCAGGCTGCAAAA ACTTGTGTTGTGAAAAGAGAGTTTAGAAAAGCAGAATTCCTAATCAAACAAGCATTACACACAGCTAG GGTTAATTTTCATCCCAAGCATCCTAAATTTGGGGACACTCTGCTAGACTATGGTTTCTACTTGCTAAATGTTGACTCTATTAACAAGTCAGTAATAGTGTACCAG AAAGCACTGGATGTTTGGCAAACAGCTTTTGGTGGCTATAACTTACATGTGGCCATAGCTCATGAAGACCTGGCATATGCTTCCTATGTCCATGAATATAGTTCTGGTAATTTCAAAGTTGCAAG AGACCATGCAGAAAAAGCCATGGATATCATGCACCACCTGCTACCTCAGGATCATCTTCTATTGGCATCTTCAAAGAGAGTGAAAG ctTTGATACTTGAAGAGATAGCTATTGACAATCAAGACAAAGCTATAGAACACAAGCTTTTACTGGAAGCCCAGGAATTACATCTCTCTGCTCTCCGCCTCGCCCAGCAAGCCTTTGGGGAAATGAATGTACAAACAGCAAAGCATTATGGGAACTTAGGGAGATTGTATCAATCTATgaaaaagtttaat GATGCTGAAGAAATGCATCTAAAAGCAATCCACATTAAGAAAGAGTTGTTGGGCCCTGATGACTATGAGGTTGCTCTTTCTGTTGGCCACCTTGCTTCACTGTATAATTACGACATGGAACTCTTTGAAAGAGCTGAGGAGTTATACTTAAGATCAATAGAAAtag gGGTAAAGCTGTTTGGAGAAGGATACAGTGGATTGGAATATGACTACCGTGGGTTGTTACGGGTTTACACCTTTCTTGGTGAGCCTCAGAAGTACATGAACTACCAGCAGATTTTACAGAGGTGGAATGAGGTACGTGATCGAAGCACAGAAAGTGAGAAGCACCAGTGTCCCTTGTCGCTACAGACAGACTTAGTTCCTCCAGAAAACCTGTTTCCAATGCTCCATAGCTTAGAGTGA